GAATATAAGAATGGCATTAGAGAAGAGCGGCTAAGTCTCGGCGGCGCCATATATCGGAAGCTTCAAGCGTTACTGGACACGTGCGCGGCTCATATTTATGAATCTCAGGATACGTCTTTGCTATTCGATTGAATACAGAAAGGATAAACCTGTAGCCATTGCCACCGGTTAAGTCCTGTTTGAGATGGAGGCGACCCAAAGCCACTCCAATCCCCAAGGAACACTAAATGGAGGCGTAACAAGTACGCTTGCAGACATTGCGATAGGCGTGGCTTTCGGGACAACCCTTCAACCGGAGGAGAGTTTTACGACCATTGAATTAAAAATAAATTTTTTGACGAGAACCAAAGTCTTGTGGCCTATGCAACAAGTACTTGCATGATCCTTCGTGGAGATAAAGCAAACACTAGCCCTCAACAGCGCGGTTCCTCTTAGGCCGCGTCTTTTGTATTCCCTTCATAGCGAACGATAAAAAGAATTTCTTTCTACAACGTATCCAGAAATCCGGGTAAGTAAGTTTGAAATGTCTCCAAATCGATGCTCATATACTTCGCTTGAGCTTCTTTTCGTACCTTGATCAATTTCGCCTCCTTTAAAGTACGCAAGTGGTACGAAGTATTCGATTTCGTAGTATCGCGAATGTGTCCTACTTCTCCACAATTCATCTCCTTTTTGCTGACGTATAGAGTTCGTATAATGTCCAATCTTGTTTCATCAGCTAATGCCTTAAATATTTTGACTCTGAGCTCATCATTTATTATTTTTTGAGTAGTCATAAAACCATTGTACTAAGATACCGCTACAAATCAAGTCTTTAGATAAATACCACCATAAAATCCGAATACCTATAAAAAATATAGGCTGAACTTAAAAAATGCGCATGTAAAACGGAGTGGGTGGAATGGTGCTATAAAAAATACCTAAATCCAAAAAAAGTACAAATGTAAGCGGTGCCTTTTTTGATAATTGATAATAATAAGACAAATCCGTATAAAGATATTCCTAACTACCCACAAAGCAAGGATGATAAACTAGATTCATAAATAAGGTAACCGCTTTCAAAAAGCTTTACATGATGAGCAGCTTATAAAAAAAGAGTAGGGGTTGAACGAAATGAAAAAAATGTCTTTTCTTTTGCTGATCGCAAGCTTGATCTTGCTATCTGCGTGTTCCAGCAATACTGAGAAAGCAGCTACGACCACAGATTCAGGCAAAAAAGAAATCACCGTCTGGGCTTGGGACCCGAACTTCAATATCGCGGCCCTGAAGCTGGCAAAAGATCGCTACGTTGCCAAACATCCTGATGTAAACGTAAACATTGTTGAATATGCTCA
This DNA window, taken from Paenibacillus kribbensis, encodes the following:
- a CDS encoding PaaI family thioesterase, producing the protein MEATQSHSNPQGTLNGGVTSTLADIAIGVAFGTTLQPEESFTTIELKINFLTRTKVLWPMQQVLA
- a CDS encoding ArsR/SmtB family transcription factor, producing the protein MTTQKIINDELRVKIFKALADETRLDIIRTLYVSKKEMNCGEVGHIRDTTKSNTSYHLRTLKEAKLIKVRKEAQAKYMSIDLETFQTYLPGFLDTL